The following coding sequences lie in one Apium graveolens cultivar Ventura chromosome 3, ASM990537v1, whole genome shotgun sequence genomic window:
- the LOC141714399 gene encoding uncharacterized protein LOC141714399, producing MASQNNLEELYANLSLEDEDEGGVLVGEDEVSPIRQTFILVGRFLADKNINFPAMQNVLAALWRPKEGVEIHDLGGQRYSFVFYHVLDMEKVVEGGPWTFEQSLLILHKLGETEDVNTVALNKIYIWVQVYDFATEYDKGEDYQIKRRLCGDCAVLYANPGKIIERAYGVWLRAPNKSNKVQNIGSKWLRNGPDGGQAWQAAITGSSNSGHDGREITSAIHGNRRSGYVYVDVQGHSGGLALLWKNEGGCRIRDVSRNFIDVEVENDQIGRWRYTGFYGCPERNRRRESWDMLKMLAGRSSLPWCVFGDFNDMLYMHEKRGGRRHPFSLLKGFSDTLQECGLTDLGFVGEQFTWKRSRGQHNWVQERLDRGVANNAWKELFPGAEVCVIEVATSDHLPIHIEGVILVEKINRCGTKLQEWGGISHRYRQQIQECRSWLRRLRSRRDAAGIQRYNKVRWEFLNLLEKQEVYWKQRAKQHWLREGDKNTRFFHRFASTRRKNNKLERIKNAEGEWQETKEGVHGVITEYFTDLFQARNVDGCLSEYEQVNILSDEENRELIADISVTEVKTVVFSMHADKASGPDGFNPAFYQAFWDIIQVDVVNFCHEFMCTGRLPEGINDAMVCLIPKIKKPQIMGDLRPISLCNVLVRILSKVLSNRLKKCLGSIISDKQSAFIEGRLLTDNALIAFEVNHFMKRKTQDKNGIAGLKIDISKAYDRLEWGFIRNMMRKFGFGQLWIDRVMYYIESVKYSFIHDGEVFGNITPGRGIRQGDPISSYIYIMCAEGLSAIIRRNEEAGMIHGCRVARGAPRISHLLFADDCYLFFKATKTEAQIMKRILNRYAEMSGQLINFNKSAITFSTNTKSEQRSEVSTQLGVQEKDEPDKYLGMPMRIGSNRSVVFGFLADRVQQKLQAWTAQNISKAGKVTLLKTSAQSIPNFWMNLLLVPREICDKIEKAMNAYWWGGGGERKGIKWMRWERLCEAKYYAHTSFLEASLGANPSYMWRSIMASQEIIKQGCKRKIGDGKSTKVWQIPWLPCKNNGYLSSEAHVELQETLVHNLMMEEDKGNFSVKSCYRQIRGESTGDEGGFWKQIWGLKLPGKVVNMVWRACKGVLPTAMKLAKKGVSLDVICAWCREQVETPIHTVFTCPFAREVWAQVGMQEIIPLDEGVTVLQVLKEAFSRYSRDRRVMIGVYCWGLWWRRNSWVWDRKSISTFGVKSMVMSLVQEWQRSQETGQGARGRKCSVNKRWCRPQEGWVKINIDAACHDQVGYIGAGCIVRDDRGRFIRARSIKIRGGWQPREAEALSLKEALSWVREWRSSRCVFELDAKIVVEAVYTNGGNSNFHTIIEDCRDILKHFQEVLVVFDHQSANTVAHLLAQAACSMTDQMEWLDTAPDFILCNLFSDEI from the exons ATGGCGTCACAAAATAATCTGGAGGAACTATATGCGAATCTGTCTCTTGAGGATGAGGATGAAGGAGGGGTCCTGGTAGGGGAGGATGAGGTGAGTCCAATACGACAAACTTTCATTCTGGTGGGACGATTTCTGGCGGATAAGAATATTAACTTTCCTGCTATGCAAAATGTGTTGGCTGCATTATGGCGGCCAAAGGAGGGGGTTGAGATTCACGATTTGGGAGGACAACGATACTCTTTTGTATTCTATCATGTTCTCGATATGGAAAAAGTGGTGGAGGGAGGTCCATGGACATTTGAACAAAGCCTGTTGATTCTTCATAAACTGGGGGAAACAGAAGATGTGAATACAGTGGCCttgaataaaatatatatatgggTGCAGGTATATGACTTTGCCACAGAATATGATAAAGGAGAGGATTATCAGATCAAGCGGAGACTCTGTGG GGACTGTGCGGTTCTGTATGCTAATCCGGGCAAGATTATTGAAAGAGCGTATGGAGTGTGGCTTCGAGCTCCGAATAAAAGTAATAAAGTGCAAAACATTGGCTCTAAATGGCTGAGGAACGGCCCAGATGGAGGTCAAGCATGGCAGGCGGCAATAACAGGGAGTTCAAACAGTGGTCACGATGGGAGAGAGATAACAAGCGCAATTCATGGAAACAGACGGAGTG GTTACGTATATGTTGATGTACAAGGACATAGTGGTGGTTTAGCCTTATTGTGGAAAAATGAAGGAGGCTGTAGAATAAGAGATGTGAGTAGGAATTTTATTGATGTTGAAGTTGAAAACGACCAGATAGGCAGATGGCGGTATACGGGGTTTTATGGGTGTCCGGAACGTAATCGAAGGAGGGAGTCGTGGGATATGTTAAAAATGCTAGCTGGTCGATCATCGCTACCGTGGTGTGTATTTGGGGATTTCAATGATATGTTATATATGCATGAGAAGAGAGGAGGGCGTCGACATCCGTTTAGTTTGTTAAAGGGTTTCTCGGACACGTTACAGGAATGCGGACTTACTGATCTTGGCTTTGTGGGAGAACAATTCACGTGGAAAAGATCTCGGGGTCAACATAATTGGGTGCAGGAGAGACTTGATAGAGGGGTGGCTAATAATGCATGGAAAGAGTTGTTCCCAGGGGCAGAAGTTTGCGTTATTGAAGTTGCTACCTCAGATCATCTACCTATTCACATTGAG GGGGTGATATTAGTGGAGAAAATTAATAGATGTGGTACTAAGCTGCAGGAGTGGGGGGGTATTAGTCATAGGTACAGACAGCAGATTCAAGAGTGCAGAAGTTGGCTACGAAGATTAAGATCAAGACGTGATGCAGCGGGTATTCAAAGGTATAACAAAGTGCGGTGGGAGTTTTTGAATTTGTTAGAGAAGCAGGAGGTTTATTGGAAACAGAGGGCCAAACAACATTGGCTACGAGAAGGTGATAAAAACACTCGATTTTTTCACCGTTTTGCTTCAACAAGGAGGAAAAATAATAAGTTGGAGCGAATAAAGAACGCGGAGGGAGAGTGGCAAGAGACGAAGGAGGGTGTACATGGAGTAATCACGGAATACTTTACTGATCTGTTTCAAGCAAGGAACGTGGATGGGTGTTTGTCTGAGTACGAACAGGTTAATATACTATCAGACGAGGAGAATAGGGAGCTCATAGCAGACATTAGTGTTACTGAAGTTAAGACTGTAGTTTTTTCAATGCACGCGGATAAGGCAAGCGGACCTGATGGTTTCAACCCCGCTTTTTATCAGGCATTTTGGGACATTATTCAGGTGGATGTGGTGAATTTCTGTCATGAGTTTATGTGTACTGGGAGACTACCTGAGGGGATCAATGATGCTATGGTTTgtttaattcctaaaattaagAAACCACAAATAATGGGGGACTTGCGACCTATCTCGTTATGTAACGTACTTGTTCGAATTTTGTCGAAAGTGTTGTCAAATAGACTTAAGAAATGTCTGGGGTCTATAATATCGGACAAGCAGAGTGCGTTTATTGAAGGCAGGTTGTTGACAGATAATGCACTTATTGCATTCGAAGTTAATCATTTTATGAAGAGGAAAACCCAGGATAAGAACGGTATTGCAGGTCTCAAAATTGATATATCGAAAGCGTACGATAGGTTGGAATGGGGTTTTATTAGAAACATGATGCGTAAGTTTGGGTTTGGTCAATTGTGGATTGATAGGGTGATGTATTATATCGAATCGGTCAAGTATAGTTTTATTCATGATGGGGAGGTGTTTGGGAATATTACACCAGGTCGTGGGATCCGTCAAGGGGATCCGATTTCTTCTTATATTTATATAATGTGTGCGGAGGGGCTTAGTGCAATTATTCGGCGAAATGAAGAAGCTGGCATGATACATGGCTGTCGAGTAGCTCGAGGTGCACCGAGAATCTCACACTTGTTGTTCGCCGATGACTGTTATTTATTTTTCAAGGCCACTAAAACAGAAGCACAGATAATGAAAAGAATTTTGAATAGATATGCAGAGATGTCGGGGCAGTTGATTAATTTTAATAAGTCAGCTATTACGTTCTCCACTAATACAAAGTCTGAGCAGCGAAGTGAGGTGAGTACGCAATTGGGAGTACAGGAAAAGGATGAGCCAGACAAGTATTTGGGTATGCCAATGCGGATAGGAAGTAACAGGTCAGTTGTGTTTGGTTTCCTGGCAGATAGGGTGCAGCAGAAACTACAGGCATGGACTGCTCAGAATATATCGAAAGCGGGTAAAGTGACTCTTCTTAAAACGTCAGCTCAATCGATTCCTAATTTTTGGATGAATTTGCTGTTAGTACCAAGGGAGATTTGTGATAAGATTGAAAAGGCCATGAACGCCTACTGGTGGGGTGGGGGAGGGGAGAGGAAGGGGATTAAGTGGATGAGGTGGGAGCGTTTATGTGAG GCTAAGTATTATGCTCACACGAGTTTTCTGGAAGCTAGTTTGGGTGCAAACCCATCCTACATGTGGCGTAGTATTATGGCTTCGCAGGAAATAATTAAGCAGGGGTGTAAGAGAAAAATTGGGGATGGTAAGTCGACTAAGGTGTGGCAGATACCTTGGTTACCTTGCAAAAACAATGGGTATTTGAGTAGTGAGGCTCATGTAGAGTTGCAGGAAACACTGGTGCATAATCTTATGATGGAAG AAGATAAGGGCAACTTCTCTGTGAAGAGCTGCTATAGACAAATTCGGGGTGAAAGTACAGGTGACGAGGGTGGTTTTTGGAAGCAGATTTGGGGGTTGAAACTTCCTGGTAAGGTTGTTAATATGGTGTGGAGAGCGTGTAAGGGGGTGCTTCCTACAGCTATGAAGCTAGCCAAGAAAGGAGTAAGCTTAGATGTCATATGTGCATGGTGTCGTGAACAGGTGGAGACACCAATTCATACAGTGTTTACTTGTCCGTTTGCTAGGGAAGTATGGGCTCAGGTGGGGATGCAGGAGATAATACCGTTAGATGAGGGTGTAACGGTGCTGCAAGTGTTGAAGGAAGCTTTTAGCAGATATAGTCGGGATAGGCGAGTAATGATTGGAGTATATTGTTGGGGTTTATGGTGGCGTCGGAACTCATGGGTGTGGGATAGGAAAAGTATATCTACTTTCGGGGTTAAGTCGATGGTGATGAGTCTGGTGCAAGAGTGGCAACGGAGTCAAGAAACAGGGCAGGGCGCTAGAGGGAGGAAATGCAGTGTAAATAAACGGTGGTGTAGACCTCAGGAAGGGTGGGTGAAAATTAATATTGACGCTGCATGTCACGATCAGGTGGGATATATCGGAGCTGGGTGTATTGTTCGAGATGATAGGGGGCGTTTTATCCGTGCTCGCAGTATTAAGATTCGAGGAGGGTGGCAACCCAGAGAAGCCGAGGCGCTGAGCCTTAAGGAGGCCTTGTCCTGGGTTCGTGAATGGAGAAGCTCTAGGTGTGTTTTTGAGCTGGACGCCAAGATTGTGGTTGAAGCAGTATATACCAATGGAGGGAATTCAAATTTTCATACTATTATAGAGGATTGTCGTGACATTCTTAAACACTTTCAGGAAGTGTTAGTAGTTTTTGATCATCAATCCGCGAACACAGTAGCCCATTTGTTAGCACAGGCTGCTTGTTCTATGACAGATCAGATGGAGTGGTTGGATACTGCTCCTGATTTTATCCTATGTAATTTGTTTTCTGACGAGATTTAA
- the LOC141712534 gene encoding LOW QUALITY PROTEIN: putative galactinol--sucrose galactosyltransferase 2 (The sequence of the model RefSeq protein was modified relative to this genomic sequence to represent the inferred CDS: deleted 2 bases in 2 codons), protein MTITPTISINDGELIIHGNAILKAVPENIVLTPGSGAGLVAGAFIGATAPSSKSFHVFPVGVFEGHRFICCFRFKLWWMTQRMGSCGKDIPLETQFMLVESKETNEGESETQTIYTVFLPLPEGQFRAVLQGNDKNELEICLESGDDAVKTNRGNFLLYVHAGTNPFEVINQGVKTVEKHLQTFCHREKKKLPAFLDWFGWCTWDAFYTNVTAEGVEDGLKSFSEGGISPRFLIIDDGWQQIGTDDKGRDCVVQEGAQFASRLTGIKENVKFQNKENTDNQPPGLQILVNDAKKRHSVKFVYMWHAITGYWGGVKPDGAGLEHYDSALAYPVQSPGVLGNQPDIVMDSLSVQGLGLVHPKKIFNFFSELHSYLASGGVDGVKVDVQTIIETLGAGFGGRVSLTRSYIQALEASIAENFPDNGCISCMSHNTDGLYSARKLAVVRASDDFYPRDPASHTIHISSVAYNTLFLGEFMQPDWDMFHSLHPAADYHAAARSVGGCPIYVSDKPGNHNFDILRKLVLPDGSVLRAQLPGRPTRDCLFNDPARDGKSLLKIWNVNKCSGVVGVFNCQGAGWCKVVKKSCIHDPSPETLTTTVKVNDIDSIDQVAGPYWNGKAVIYAHRSGVLTHLPKESSIPVTLKVLEYELFHFCPLQEIASNISFAAIGLLDMFNTSGAVEEFEVNLASEEKSELCDDELSSEEKPAAVIGLRVRGCGRFGAYSSQHPLKCTVGNVDTKFTYEAATGLVTLTIPVPEQEMYRWRIEISI, encoded by the exons ATGACTATCACGCCTACAATTTCCATCAATGACGGTGAACTTATTATTCATGGAAATGCAATATTGAAGGCAGTGCCAGAGAATATTGTGTTGACTCCAGGATCAGGCGCAGGATTAGTGGCCGGTGCATTCATTGGTGCTACTGCTCCAAGTAGCAAAAGCTTCCACGTCTTTCCAGTAGGCGTCTTCGA GGGGCATCGATTCATATGTTGTTTCCGCTTCAAGTTATGGTGGATGACCCAGAGAATGGGATCATGTGGCAAGGATATTCCATTGGAGACTCAGTTTATGCTTGTTGAGAGCAAAGAGACCAATGAAGGAGAATCTGAAACACAAACTATCTATACTGTTTTTCTGCCACTTCCTGAAGGCCAGTTCCGTGCTGTTCTCCAGGGCAACGATAAAAATGAACTTGAGATTTGCCTCGAGAGTG GAGATGATGCTGTTAAAACCAACCGAGGGAATTTCCTTTTATATGTACATGCTGGGACAAATCCCTTTGAAGTCATCAACCAGGGTGTAAA AACTGTTGAAAAACACTTGCAAACGTTTTGTCACCGTGAGAAGAAAAAG TTGCCTGCATTCCTAGATTGGTTTGGCTGGTGTACATGGGATGCATTCTACACCAATGTCACAGCCGAAGGTGTTGAAGATGGGCTTAAAAG TTTCTCAGAAGGAGGAATATCACCTCGATTCCTAATTATTGATGATGGATGGCAACAGATTGGTACCGATGATAAGGGCAGAGACTGTGTTGTGCAAGAAGGCGCGCA GTTTGCAAGCAGGTTGACAGGAATAAAAGAGAATGTAAAAtttcaaaataaagaaaacacTGACAATCAGCCCCCCGGCCTGCAGATCCTTGTGAATGATGCGAAGAAACGTCACAGTGTGAA GTTTGTTTATATGTGGCATGCTATAACAGGATATTGGGGTGGAGTTAAACCAGATGGTGCCGGCTTAGAGCACTATGACAGTGCTCTGGCATATCCTGTTCAGTCTCCAGGTGTACTAGGAAACCAACCTGACATTGTCATGGACAGTCTTTCTGTGCAAGGCCTGGGCCTAGTGCatccaaaaaaaatatttaatttctTCAGTGAGCTTCATTCTTATCTAGCTTCAGGTGGAGTAGATGGAGTGAAAGTGGATGTCCAGACCATTATTGAGACTCTTGGTGCTGGTTTCGGGGGAAGAGTTTCTCTTACGCGCAGCTATATCCAGGCACTTGAAGCCTCCATTGCGGAAAACTTCCCCGATAACGGATGCATTTCTTGTATGAGTCATAATACTGACGGACTATACAGTGCCAGGAAACTTGCTGTTGTCAGAGCTTCTGATGACTTCTACCCTCGAGACCCTGCTTCTCATACTATACACATTTCCTCAGTGGCTTACAAC ACCTTGTTCCTTGGAGAATTTATGCAACCTGATTGGGATATGTTCCAT AGTCTTCATCCAGCTGCTGATTATCATGCTGCAGCTCGATCAGTTGGAGGGTGTCCAATATATGTTAG TGACAAGCCTGGCAACCACAACTTTGATATTCTTAGAAAGTTGGTACTTCCTGATGGATCAGTGCTGCGTGCCCAATTGCCTGGCAGACCGACACGTGATTGTCTTTTCAATGATCCTGCTAGAGATGGAAAAAG CTTGCTTAAAATTTGGAATGTAAACAAGTGCAGTGGTGTGGTGGGTGTGTTTAACTGTCAAGGGGCAGGTTGGTGCAAGGTGGTAAAGAAG TCCTGTATCCATGACCCCTCTCCAGAAACGCTCACTACTACAGTAAAAGTTAATGATATTGACAGCATAGATCAAGTTGCTGGTCCATACTGGAATGGAAAAGCAGTAATATATGCTCATAGATCAG GGGTACTAACTCATTTACCAAAAGAATCTTCAATTCCGGTTACTCTCAAAGTTCTGGAATATGAATTATTCCACTTTTGTCCTCTTCAA GAGATTGCGTCAAACATATCTTTTGCGGCAATAGGTTTGCTCGACATGTTTAACACCAGCGGGGCTGTAGAGGAGTTCGAAGTCAATCTTGCTTCAGAGGAGAAATCAGAGCTCTGCGATGATGAACTCTCATCAGAGGAAAAACCAGCTGCAGTTATTGGACTCAGGGTTAGAGGATGCGGACGGTTTGGCGCTTATTCATCTCAACACCCTCTGAAATGCACAGTGGGAAATGTGGACACTAAGTTTACCTATGAAGCTGCTACTGGACTGGTGACCCTGACCATTCCTGTCCCCGAACAGGAGATGTATCGATGGCGTATTGAAATTAGTATTTAA
- the LOC141714400 gene encoding uncharacterized protein LOC141714400 — protein MGKSHRKRESVSKFLQLEDIDIEIALSRLEELINFFNEFRETGYDSCKKEAKELALELDVEPVFPEKRKIRRLVHFDDLGVTAADDDQNLSAEQKFRRYYFLYIVDQGAFQLKERFKQFQDYKEKFRFLFNLKKHLSGDDEGLKSCCMKLEGFLRHDMRYNIVGAELFNELLVLRMVIPDEITKAIDVLNYLSSSSRQINYPNAWIAYRIVVTIHVTLVEAERTFSRLKLIKSYLRSSISQDRLNGLALLSIESELTSSLDYSKIIERFTSQKPRKKLQNQ, from the exons ATGGGAAAGTCACATCGAAAGCGTGAGAGCG TTAGTAAGTTCTTACAACTTGAAGATATTGATATTGAAATTGCATTGTCAAGATTGGAAGAACTTATAAATTTCTTTAATGAGTTTAGAGAAACTGGTTATGACTCTTGTAAGAAGGAGGCAAAAGAGTTAGCTTTGGAGTTGGATGTGGAGCCTGTGTTTCCTGAAAAGCGAAAAATTCGTAGGCTTGTTCATTTTGATGATCTTGGGGTTACTGCAGCTGATGATGATCAGAACTTGAGTGCTGAACAAAAATTCAGAAGGTATTATTTCTTGTATATTGTTgatcaaggtgcttttcaactcAAAGAACGGTTTAAACAGTTTCAAGATTATAAGGAAAAATTTAGGTTTTTATTTAACCTGAAGAAGCATTTATCTGGTGATGATGAGGGGTTAAAATCTTGTTGCATGAAACTTGAGGGATTTCTTAGACATGATATGCGATATAATATTGTTGGCGCAGAGTTGTTTAACGAGTTACTAGTGCTTCGAATGGTAATACCCGATGAGATAACAAAGGCAATAGATGTGCTTAATTATTTAAGTTCTAGTTCAAGACAAATAAATTATCCAAATGCTTGGATAGCTTATAGAATCGTTGTGACCATTCATGTTACATTGGTAGAGGCGGAAAGGACATTTTCTAGATTGAAACTGATCAAATCTTATCTCCGCTCTTCGATTTCTCAAGATAGACTTAATGGATTGGCTTTATTGTCTATTGAAAGTGAGCTGACAAGTTCTCTAGATTATAGCAAAATCATAGAGAGATTCACATCTCAAAAGCCTAGAAAAAAGTTACAAAATCAATAA
- the LOC141712535 gene encoding calcium-dependent protein kinase 7-like has protein sequence MGNCCGIPSDSSEKKKGKEKPNPFSGEYNTGNNGYKPSVLENPTGHEIHETYKLGDELGRGEFGVTYVCTDKSSGQVLACKSISKNKLRTKVDIEDVRREVEIMKHLPVHTNIVTLKDTYEDDTAVHLVMELCEGGELFDRIVARGHYTERAAAAVTKTIVEIIQMCHKHGVMHRDLKPENFLFANKKETAALKAIDFGLSVFFKPGERFNEIVGSPYYMAPEVLRRNYGPEIDVWSAGVILYILLCGVPPFWAETEQGVAQAIIRSVVDFKRDPWPKVSDNAKDLVKKMLNPDPKLRLTAQEVLDHPWIQNAKKAPNVNLGETVKARLKQFSMMNKLKKRALQVIAEHLSAEEVAGIKEGFKVMDINNKGKINIDELRAGLQKLGQQIPDPDLQVLMDAGDVDKDGHLNYGEFVAISVHLKKMGSDDHIYKAFEFFDHNKSGYIEIEELREALADEVDTNSEEVINAIIQDVDTDKDGRISYEEFSAMMKSGTDWRKASRQYSRDRYNNLSLSLMRDTSVKVKDETR, from the exons ATGGGTAATTGTTGTGGAATACCTTCAGATTCATCTGAGAAAAAGAAAGGTAAAGAAAAGCCCAACCCATTTTCAGGTGAGTACAATACAGGCAACAATGGATACAAACCATCTGTACTAGAAAACCCAACAGGTCATGAGATACATGAGACTTACAAGCTTGGTGATGAACTTGGTAGAGGTGAATTTGGTGTTACTTATGTTTGTACTGATAAATCTTCTGGTCAAGTGTTGGCTTGTAAGTCTATTTCTAAGAATAAGTTGAGAACTAAagttgatattgaggatgtaagAAGAGAAGTTGAGATTATGAAACATTTGCCTGTTCATACTAATATTGTTACTTTGAAAGATACTTATGAGGATGATACAGCTGTTCATTTGGTTATGGAGTTGTGTGAAGGTGGGGAGTTGTTTGATAGGATTGTTGCTAGAGGTCATTATACTGAAAGAGCTGCTGCTGCTGTCACGAAAACCATTGTCGAAATTATTCAG ATGTGCCACAAGCATGGGGTTATGCACAGGGATCTTAAACCCGAGAACTTTTTGTTTGCGAACAAAAAGGAAACAGCAGCTCTGAAGGCAATTGATTTTGGATTGTCCGTGTTCTTTAAGCCTG GTGAGCGATTTAATGAGATTGTTGGGAGTCCTTACTACATGGCTCCAGAAGTGCTAAGACGAAATTATGGTCCAGAAATAGATGTCTGGAGTGCTGGAGTAATCCTTTACATTTTGCTATGTGGTGTTCCACCCTTTTGGGCAG AAACTGAACAAGGAGTTGCACAAGCTATTATACGATCTGTTGTAGATTTTAAAAGAGATCCTTGGCCTAAGGTATCTGATAATGCAAAAGACCTTGTGAAGAAGATGCTTAACCCAGATCCGAAGTTGCGGCTTACTGCTCAGGAAGTTCTTG ATCATCCTTGGATACAGAATGCCAAGAAGGCTCCAAATGTTAATTTGGGTGAAACTGTGAAAGCAAGATTGAAGCAATTTTCAATGATGAATAAGCTTAAGAAAAGAGCTTTGCAG GTGATTGCTGAGCATTTATCAGCTGAAGAAGTGGCAGGCATTAAGGAGGGATTTAAGGTGATGGATATTAACAATAAGGGGAAGATAAACATTGATGAATTAAGAGCTGGGTTGCAAAAACTTGGCCAACAGATCcctgatccagaccttcaagtTCTAATGGATGCT GGTGATGTTGATAAAGATGGACACCTGAACTATGGAGAGTTTGTAGCAATTTCTGTCCACCTGAAAAAGATGGGGAGTGATGATCACATTTATAAAGCATTTGAGTTCTTTGACCACAACAAAAGTGGGTACATAGAGATTGAAGAGCTAAGGGAGGCCTTGGCTGATGAAGTTGATACCAATAGTGAAGAAGTCATTAATGCTATTATTCAAGATGTAGATACTGATAAG GACGGACGCATAAGCTATGAGGAGTTTTCTGCAATGATGAAGTCGGGAACAGATTGGAGAAAAGCATCAAGACAGTATTCTCGAGATAGGTACAATAATCTAAGCTTGTCGCTTATGAGAGATACGTCCGTGAAGGTCAAGGACGAGACCAGATAG